A genome region from Camelina sativa cultivar DH55 chromosome 10, Cs, whole genome shotgun sequence includes the following:
- the LOC104719886 gene encoding glucan endo-1,3-beta-glucosidase 5-like: MGRSGVGAVALFTLSLLFVSYKMVDSAIGVNWGTLSFHKMRPSTVVDLLKANKITKVKLFDTNPDALRALMGTGTQVMVGIPNEMLSSFNSDLFVQQNLSRFIGKNGADIRYVAVGNEPFLTSYGGQFQNYVVPAMVNLQQSLVKANLANYVKLVVPCNADAYEANVPSQGTFRPELTQIMTQLVSFLNSNGSPFVVNIYPFLSLYGNSDFPQDYAFFEGSSHPVPDGPNTYYNAFDGNFDTLVAALTKLGYGQMPIVIGEIGWPTDGAVGANLTAARVFNQGLISHVLSNKGTPLRPGSPLADVY; the protein is encoded by the exons aTGGGAAGAAGCGGTGTAGGTGCTGTAGCTCTCTTTACTCTCTCCCTTCTCTTCGTCTCGTATAAGATGGTGGATTCAGCAATCGGTGTGAACTGGGGAACGTTGTCGTTTCACAAGATGAGACCTTCAACTGTGGTGGATCTACTCAAGGCGAACAAGATTACTAAAGTTAAGCTCTTTGATACGAATCCAGATGCGCTTCGAGCTTTGATGGGTACTGGAACCCAAGTTATGGTCGGCATTCCTAACGAGATGCTCTCATCTTTCaattctgatttgtttgttcAGCAAAATCTCTCTCGCTTCATCGGCAAAAACGGTGCTGATATTAG GTATGTTGCAGTAGGGAATGAGCCCTTTCTGACTAGTTATGGTGGGCAGTTTCAGAACTATGTAGTTCCAGCTATGGTTAACCTGCAACAGTCTTTGGTTAAGGCAAATCTAGCTAACTATGTGAAGTTGGTGGTTCCTTGCAACGCGGATGCGTATGAGGCTAATGTTCCTTCCCAGGGGACGTTCCGGCCTGAGCTCACACAGATCATGACTCAGTTGGTTTCATTTCTCAACTCCAATGGCTCTCCTTTTGTGGTTAATATCTATCCTTTCCTTAGTCTCTATGGAAACTCGGATTTCCCACAAGACTATGCCTTTTTTGAGGGGAGTAGTCATCCGGTTCCTGATGGGCCTAACACTTATTATAATGCATTTGATGGGAACTTTGACACTCTTGTTGCTGCTCTCACCAAGCTTGGATATGGTCAGATGCCTATAGTTATTGGTGAGATTGGTTGGCCTACGGATGGAGCAGTTGGTGCTAATCTCACGGCAGCCAGGGTTTTTAATCAAGGGCTTATTAGCCATGTGTTGAGCAACAAAGGAACACCGCTCAGGCCAGGCTCTCCTCTTGCGGATGTCTAT
- the LOC104718632 gene encoding ras-related protein RABB1a produces MSYAYIFKYIIIGDTGVGKSCLLLKFTNKEFQAVHDLTIGVEFGAKMITIDNKPIKLQIWDTAGQETFRSVTRLYYRGRVGTLLVYDITRRETFNHLASWLEEARQHASENMTTILIGNKCDLEGERVVSTEEGEQFAREHGLIFMEASAKTAQNVEKAFIETATTIYKRIQDGMINEANEPGVRPGSFGNDASSKQRGGCCG; encoded by the exons ATGTCTTATGCTTATATCTTTAAGTATATCATCATTGGGGATACTG GTGTAGGGAAATCATGCCTTCTTCTTAAGTTCACTAACAAGGAATTTCAAGCGGTGCATGATCTCACCATTGGTGTTGAATTTGGGGCTAAGATGATCACTATCGACAacaaacccatcaaactccagaTCTGGGATACG GCTGGTCAAGAAACCTTTAGGTCTGTTACAAGGTTATACTATAGAGGGCGTGTCGGAACATTGCTTGTCTATGATATCACAAG GAGGGAGACATTTAACCATCTAGCCAGCTGGCTAGAAGAGGCAAGACAGCATGCAAGTGAAAATATGACGACAATACTCATTGGGAATAAGTGTGATCTTGAAGGAGAAAGGGTAGTGAGTACAGAGGAAGGAGAACAGTTTGCAAGGGAGCACGGTCTTATATTCATGGAGGCCTCTGCCAAGACTGCTCAGAATGTTGAGAAG GCATTCATTGAAACAGCCACAACAATATACAAAAGGATTCAAGATGGGATGATTAATGAGGCAAATGAGCCTGGAGTACGTCCAGGGTCATTTGGAAATGATGCATCCTCCAAGCAAAGAGGAGGGTGCTGCGGCTGA
- the LOC104718633 gene encoding uncharacterized protein LOC104718633 isoform X4: MILISICGRKSLASVAQSVKDKTWRQLTNSRGHTLRCSHYIPSSSQEDTPLPCVIYCHGNSGCRADANEAVMVLLPSNITVFTLDFSGSGLSDGDYVSLGWHEKDDLKTVVSYLRNSNQVSRIGLWGRSMGAVTSLLYGAEDPSIAGMVLDSAFSNLFDLMMELVDVYKIRLPKFTVKVAVQYMRRIIQKKAKFNIMDLNCVKVSPKTFIPALFGHASGDKFIQPHHSDLILKCYAGDKNIIKFDGDHNSSRPQSYYDSVLIFFYNVLRPPQIPSACSSKLESYYSLGDINSATALDESFLYEIISGLRSACIDVASSSAPPAPLTTKPTNELLSEAMPMTDTDDVPVEDNDHNMEDPENFEGKPVDQFEEGCSFTSSNRESWGRCSSLGGTEEDESLTAGEGDQIEKTADINVEQKPRGSSKEEEEEEEEEERKEKKIKNGGETDAKKSTHEKLERLQAFSKRLRHRILKRVNHRRHRSP; this comes from the exons ATGATCCTGATCAGTATTTGTGGGAGAAAGAGTTTAGCCTCGGTGGCACAAAGTGTAAAAGACAAGACTTGGAGGCAA CTTACAAATTCAAGGGGTCACACCTTGCGTTGCAGTCATTACATTCCCTCGTCTTCTCAGGAGGATACTCCTCTGCCATGTGTTATATACTGCCATGGCAATAG TGGATGTAGGGCAGATGCAAATGAGGCAGTTATGGTCcttcttccatctaatattacTGTTTTCACCCTTGACTTCTCGGGATCAGGCTTATCTGATGGTGATTATGTAAGCCTTGGCTGGCATGAG AAAGATGATCTCAAGACTGTAGTATCTTACCTGAGAAACAGCAATCAGGTGTCTCGTATTGGACTTTGGGGACGATCTATGGGTGCAGTTACCAG CCTTCTTTATGGAGCAGAAGATCCTTCAATTGCTGGAATGGTCTTAGACAGTGCATTCTCAAACTTATTTGATCTGATGATGGAACTAGTGGATGTCTACAAAATCCGACTTCCGAAATTCACA GTTAAAGTAGCTGTGCAGTACATGCGGCGAATAATTCAGAAAAAGGCGAAGTTTAATATTATGGATCTCAACTGTGTTAAG GTTTCGCCCAAGACTTTCATTCCAGCTTTATTTGGGCATGCAAGCGGAGACAAATTCATCCAACCTCATCACTCTGACCTCATTCTCAAGTGCTATGCG GGagacaaaaatattatcaaGTTTGATGGCGATCACAACTCTTCGCGGCCGCAGTCGTATTATGATTCAGTGTTAATATTCTTCTACAATGTTCTTCGCCCGCCTCAAATTCCTTCAGCTTGCTCTTCTAAACTTGAAAGTTATTACAGTTTGGGAGATATCAATAGCGCTACTGCTTTGGATGAG AGTTTTCTTTATGAGATCATATCTGGTCTTCGTTCGGCATGTATCGATGTTGCAAGTTCTTCTGCGCCTCCTGCCCCTCTAACCACAAAGCCAACAAATGAGCTCCTTTCAGAAGCCATGCCCATGACAGATACA GATGACGTGCCTGTAGAAGATAATGATCACAACATGGAGGACCCTGAAAACTTCGAG GGGAAGCCTGTTGATCAGTTTGAAGAAGGCTGTTCATTTACAAGCTCCAACAGGGAAAGCTGGGGCAGATGCTCTTCACTAGGAGGcactgaagaagatgagagttTGACTGCTGGCGAGGGTGATCAG ATCGAGAAAACTGCTGATATAAACGTGGAACAAAAGCCAAGAGGCtctagtaaagaagaagaagaagaagaagaagaagaagagaggaaggagaagaaaattaAGAACGGAGGTGAAACAGATGCAAAGAAGTCTACACACGAAAAGTTGGAAAGGTTGCAGGCCTTTAGCAAAAGACTGCGGCATCGCATCCTAAAGCGAGTAAACCATAGAAGACACCGTTCCCCTTGA
- the LOC104718633 gene encoding uncharacterized protein LOC104718633 isoform X1 translates to MSSLVLGIKMIDQFINFVIRPPRAEYDPDQYLWEKEFSLGGTKCKRQDLELTNSRGHTLRCSHYIPSSSQEDTPLPCVIYCHGNSGCRADANEAVMVLLPSNITVFTLDFSGSGLSDGDYVSLGWHEKDDLKTVVSYLRNSNQVSRIGLWGRSMGAVTSLLYGAEDPSIAGMVLDSAFSNLFDLMMELVDVYKIRLPKFTVKVAVQYMRRIIQKKAKFNIMDLNCVKVSPKTFIPALFGHASGDKFIQPHHSDLILKCYAGDKNIIKFDGDHNSSRPQSYYDSVLIFFYNVLRPPQIPSACSSKLESYYSLGDINSATALDESFLYEIISGLRSACIDVASSSAPPAPLTTKPTNELLSEAMPMTDTDDVPVEDNDHNMEDPENFEQGKPVDQFEEGCSFTSSNRESWGRCSSLGGTEEDESLTAGEGDQIEKTADINVEQKPRGSSKEEEEEEEEEERKEKKIKNGGETDAKKSTHEKLERLQAFSKRLRHRILKRVNHRRHRSP, encoded by the exons ATGAGTTCATTGGTACTTGGAATCAAGATGATTGATCAGTTCATTAACTTTGTAATTCGTCCTCCGAG GGCTGAGTATGATCCTGATCAGTATTTGTGGGAGAAAGAGTTTAGCCTCGGTGGCACAAAGTGTAAAAGACAAGACTTGGAG CTTACAAATTCAAGGGGTCACACCTTGCGTTGCAGTCATTACATTCCCTCGTCTTCTCAGGAGGATACTCCTCTGCCATGTGTTATATACTGCCATGGCAATAG TGGATGTAGGGCAGATGCAAATGAGGCAGTTATGGTCcttcttccatctaatattacTGTTTTCACCCTTGACTTCTCGGGATCAGGCTTATCTGATGGTGATTATGTAAGCCTTGGCTGGCATGAG AAAGATGATCTCAAGACTGTAGTATCTTACCTGAGAAACAGCAATCAGGTGTCTCGTATTGGACTTTGGGGACGATCTATGGGTGCAGTTACCAG CCTTCTTTATGGAGCAGAAGATCCTTCAATTGCTGGAATGGTCTTAGACAGTGCATTCTCAAACTTATTTGATCTGATGATGGAACTAGTGGATGTCTACAAAATCCGACTTCCGAAATTCACA GTTAAAGTAGCTGTGCAGTACATGCGGCGAATAATTCAGAAAAAGGCGAAGTTTAATATTATGGATCTCAACTGTGTTAAG GTTTCGCCCAAGACTTTCATTCCAGCTTTATTTGGGCATGCAAGCGGAGACAAATTCATCCAACCTCATCACTCTGACCTCATTCTCAAGTGCTATGCG GGagacaaaaatattatcaaGTTTGATGGCGATCACAACTCTTCGCGGCCGCAGTCGTATTATGATTCAGTGTTAATATTCTTCTACAATGTTCTTCGCCCGCCTCAAATTCCTTCAGCTTGCTCTTCTAAACTTGAAAGTTATTACAGTTTGGGAGATATCAATAGCGCTACTGCTTTGGATGAG AGTTTTCTTTATGAGATCATATCTGGTCTTCGTTCGGCATGTATCGATGTTGCAAGTTCTTCTGCGCCTCCTGCCCCTCTAACCACAAAGCCAACAAATGAGCTCCTTTCAGAAGCCATGCCCATGACAGATACA GATGACGTGCCTGTAGAAGATAATGATCACAACATGGAGGACCCTGAAAACTTCGAG cAGGGGAAGCCTGTTGATCAGTTTGAAGAAGGCTGTTCATTTACAAGCTCCAACAGGGAAAGCTGGGGCAGATGCTCTTCACTAGGAGGcactgaagaagatgagagttTGACTGCTGGCGAGGGTGATCAG ATCGAGAAAACTGCTGATATAAACGTGGAACAAAAGCCAAGAGGCtctagtaaagaagaagaagaagaagaagaagaagaagagaggaaggagaagaaaattaAGAACGGAGGTGAAACAGATGCAAAGAAGTCTACACACGAAAAGTTGGAAAGGTTGCAGGCCTTTAGCAAAAGACTGCGGCATCGCATCCTAAAGCGAGTAAACCATAGAAGACACCGTTCCCCTTGA
- the LOC104718633 gene encoding uncharacterized protein LOC104718633 isoform X3 codes for MILISICGRKSLASVAQSVKDKTWRQLTNSRGHTLRCSHYIPSSSQEDTPLPCVIYCHGNSGCRADANEAVMVLLPSNITVFTLDFSGSGLSDGDYVSLGWHEKDDLKTVVSYLRNSNQVSRIGLWGRSMGAVTSLLYGAEDPSIAGMVLDSAFSNLFDLMMELVDVYKIRLPKFTVKVAVQYMRRIIQKKAKFNIMDLNCVKVSPKTFIPALFGHASGDKFIQPHHSDLILKCYAGDKNIIKFDGDHNSSRPQSYYDSVLIFFYNVLRPPQIPSACSSKLESYYSLGDINSATALDESFLYEIISGLRSACIDVASSSAPPAPLTTKPTNELLSEAMPMTDTDDVPVEDNDHNMEDPENFEQGKPVDQFEEGCSFTSSNRESWGRCSSLGGTEEDESLTAGEGDQIEKTADINVEQKPRGSSKEEEEEEEEEERKEKKIKNGGETDAKKSTHEKLERLQAFSKRLRHRILKRVNHRRHRSP; via the exons ATGATCCTGATCAGTATTTGTGGGAGAAAGAGTTTAGCCTCGGTGGCACAAAGTGTAAAAGACAAGACTTGGAGGCAA CTTACAAATTCAAGGGGTCACACCTTGCGTTGCAGTCATTACATTCCCTCGTCTTCTCAGGAGGATACTCCTCTGCCATGTGTTATATACTGCCATGGCAATAG TGGATGTAGGGCAGATGCAAATGAGGCAGTTATGGTCcttcttccatctaatattacTGTTTTCACCCTTGACTTCTCGGGATCAGGCTTATCTGATGGTGATTATGTAAGCCTTGGCTGGCATGAG AAAGATGATCTCAAGACTGTAGTATCTTACCTGAGAAACAGCAATCAGGTGTCTCGTATTGGACTTTGGGGACGATCTATGGGTGCAGTTACCAG CCTTCTTTATGGAGCAGAAGATCCTTCAATTGCTGGAATGGTCTTAGACAGTGCATTCTCAAACTTATTTGATCTGATGATGGAACTAGTGGATGTCTACAAAATCCGACTTCCGAAATTCACA GTTAAAGTAGCTGTGCAGTACATGCGGCGAATAATTCAGAAAAAGGCGAAGTTTAATATTATGGATCTCAACTGTGTTAAG GTTTCGCCCAAGACTTTCATTCCAGCTTTATTTGGGCATGCAAGCGGAGACAAATTCATCCAACCTCATCACTCTGACCTCATTCTCAAGTGCTATGCG GGagacaaaaatattatcaaGTTTGATGGCGATCACAACTCTTCGCGGCCGCAGTCGTATTATGATTCAGTGTTAATATTCTTCTACAATGTTCTTCGCCCGCCTCAAATTCCTTCAGCTTGCTCTTCTAAACTTGAAAGTTATTACAGTTTGGGAGATATCAATAGCGCTACTGCTTTGGATGAG AGTTTTCTTTATGAGATCATATCTGGTCTTCGTTCGGCATGTATCGATGTTGCAAGTTCTTCTGCGCCTCCTGCCCCTCTAACCACAAAGCCAACAAATGAGCTCCTTTCAGAAGCCATGCCCATGACAGATACA GATGACGTGCCTGTAGAAGATAATGATCACAACATGGAGGACCCTGAAAACTTCGAG cAGGGGAAGCCTGTTGATCAGTTTGAAGAAGGCTGTTCATTTACAAGCTCCAACAGGGAAAGCTGGGGCAGATGCTCTTCACTAGGAGGcactgaagaagatgagagttTGACTGCTGGCGAGGGTGATCAG ATCGAGAAAACTGCTGATATAAACGTGGAACAAAAGCCAAGAGGCtctagtaaagaagaagaagaagaagaagaagaagaagagaggaaggagaagaaaattaAGAACGGAGGTGAAACAGATGCAAAGAAGTCTACACACGAAAAGTTGGAAAGGTTGCAGGCCTTTAGCAAAAGACTGCGGCATCGCATCCTAAAGCGAGTAAACCATAGAAGACACCGTTCCCCTTGA
- the LOC104718633 gene encoding uncharacterized protein LOC104718633 isoform X2, whose protein sequence is MSSLVLGIKMIDQFINFVIRPPRAEYDPDQYLWEKEFSLGGTKCKRQDLELTNSRGHTLRCSHYIPSSSQEDTPLPCVIYCHGNSGCRADANEAVMVLLPSNITVFTLDFSGSGLSDGDYVSLGWHEKDDLKTVVSYLRNSNQVSRIGLWGRSMGAVTSLLYGAEDPSIAGMVLDSAFSNLFDLMMELVDVYKIRLPKFTVKVAVQYMRRIIQKKAKFNIMDLNCVKVSPKTFIPALFGHASGDKFIQPHHSDLILKCYAGDKNIIKFDGDHNSSRPQSYYDSVLIFFYNVLRPPQIPSACSSKLESYYSLGDINSATALDESFLYEIISGLRSACIDVASSSAPPAPLTTKPTNELLSEAMPMTDTDDVPVEDNDHNMEDPENFEGKPVDQFEEGCSFTSSNRESWGRCSSLGGTEEDESLTAGEGDQIEKTADINVEQKPRGSSKEEEEEEEEEERKEKKIKNGGETDAKKSTHEKLERLQAFSKRLRHRILKRVNHRRHRSP, encoded by the exons ATGAGTTCATTGGTACTTGGAATCAAGATGATTGATCAGTTCATTAACTTTGTAATTCGTCCTCCGAG GGCTGAGTATGATCCTGATCAGTATTTGTGGGAGAAAGAGTTTAGCCTCGGTGGCACAAAGTGTAAAAGACAAGACTTGGAG CTTACAAATTCAAGGGGTCACACCTTGCGTTGCAGTCATTACATTCCCTCGTCTTCTCAGGAGGATACTCCTCTGCCATGTGTTATATACTGCCATGGCAATAG TGGATGTAGGGCAGATGCAAATGAGGCAGTTATGGTCcttcttccatctaatattacTGTTTTCACCCTTGACTTCTCGGGATCAGGCTTATCTGATGGTGATTATGTAAGCCTTGGCTGGCATGAG AAAGATGATCTCAAGACTGTAGTATCTTACCTGAGAAACAGCAATCAGGTGTCTCGTATTGGACTTTGGGGACGATCTATGGGTGCAGTTACCAG CCTTCTTTATGGAGCAGAAGATCCTTCAATTGCTGGAATGGTCTTAGACAGTGCATTCTCAAACTTATTTGATCTGATGATGGAACTAGTGGATGTCTACAAAATCCGACTTCCGAAATTCACA GTTAAAGTAGCTGTGCAGTACATGCGGCGAATAATTCAGAAAAAGGCGAAGTTTAATATTATGGATCTCAACTGTGTTAAG GTTTCGCCCAAGACTTTCATTCCAGCTTTATTTGGGCATGCAAGCGGAGACAAATTCATCCAACCTCATCACTCTGACCTCATTCTCAAGTGCTATGCG GGagacaaaaatattatcaaGTTTGATGGCGATCACAACTCTTCGCGGCCGCAGTCGTATTATGATTCAGTGTTAATATTCTTCTACAATGTTCTTCGCCCGCCTCAAATTCCTTCAGCTTGCTCTTCTAAACTTGAAAGTTATTACAGTTTGGGAGATATCAATAGCGCTACTGCTTTGGATGAG AGTTTTCTTTATGAGATCATATCTGGTCTTCGTTCGGCATGTATCGATGTTGCAAGTTCTTCTGCGCCTCCTGCCCCTCTAACCACAAAGCCAACAAATGAGCTCCTTTCAGAAGCCATGCCCATGACAGATACA GATGACGTGCCTGTAGAAGATAATGATCACAACATGGAGGACCCTGAAAACTTCGAG GGGAAGCCTGTTGATCAGTTTGAAGAAGGCTGTTCATTTACAAGCTCCAACAGGGAAAGCTGGGGCAGATGCTCTTCACTAGGAGGcactgaagaagatgagagttTGACTGCTGGCGAGGGTGATCAG ATCGAGAAAACTGCTGATATAAACGTGGAACAAAAGCCAAGAGGCtctagtaaagaagaagaagaagaagaagaagaagaagagaggaaggagaagaaaattaAGAACGGAGGTGAAACAGATGCAAAGAAGTCTACACACGAAAAGTTGGAAAGGTTGCAGGCCTTTAGCAAAAGACTGCGGCATCGCATCCTAAAGCGAGTAAACCATAGAAGACACCGTTCCCCTTGA
- the LOC104718633 gene encoding uncharacterized protein LOC104718633 isoform X5, translating to MSSLVLGIKMIDQFINFVIRPPRAEYDPDQYLWEKEFSLGGTKCKRQDLELTNSRGHTLRCSHYIPSSSQEDTPLPCVIYCHGNSGCRADANEAVMVLLPSNITVFTLDFSGSGLSDGDYVSLGWHEKDDLKTVVSYLRNSNQVSRIGLWGRSMGAVTSLLYGAEDPSIAGMVLDSAFSNLFDLMMELVDVYKIRLPKFTVKVAVQYMRRIIQKKAKFNIMDLNCVKVSPKTFIPALFGHASGDKFIQPHHSDLILKCYAGDKNIIKFDGDHNSSRPQSYYDSVLIFFYNVLRPPQIPSACSSKLESYYSLGDINSATALDESFLYEIISGLRSACIDVASSSAPPAPLTTKPTNELLSEAMPMTDTVYQMTCL from the exons ATGAGTTCATTGGTACTTGGAATCAAGATGATTGATCAGTTCATTAACTTTGTAATTCGTCCTCCGAG GGCTGAGTATGATCCTGATCAGTATTTGTGGGAGAAAGAGTTTAGCCTCGGTGGCACAAAGTGTAAAAGACAAGACTTGGAG CTTACAAATTCAAGGGGTCACACCTTGCGTTGCAGTCATTACATTCCCTCGTCTTCTCAGGAGGATACTCCTCTGCCATGTGTTATATACTGCCATGGCAATAG TGGATGTAGGGCAGATGCAAATGAGGCAGTTATGGTCcttcttccatctaatattacTGTTTTCACCCTTGACTTCTCGGGATCAGGCTTATCTGATGGTGATTATGTAAGCCTTGGCTGGCATGAG AAAGATGATCTCAAGACTGTAGTATCTTACCTGAGAAACAGCAATCAGGTGTCTCGTATTGGACTTTGGGGACGATCTATGGGTGCAGTTACCAG CCTTCTTTATGGAGCAGAAGATCCTTCAATTGCTGGAATGGTCTTAGACAGTGCATTCTCAAACTTATTTGATCTGATGATGGAACTAGTGGATGTCTACAAAATCCGACTTCCGAAATTCACA GTTAAAGTAGCTGTGCAGTACATGCGGCGAATAATTCAGAAAAAGGCGAAGTTTAATATTATGGATCTCAACTGTGTTAAG GTTTCGCCCAAGACTTTCATTCCAGCTTTATTTGGGCATGCAAGCGGAGACAAATTCATCCAACCTCATCACTCTGACCTCATTCTCAAGTGCTATGCG GGagacaaaaatattatcaaGTTTGATGGCGATCACAACTCTTCGCGGCCGCAGTCGTATTATGATTCAGTGTTAATATTCTTCTACAATGTTCTTCGCCCGCCTCAAATTCCTTCAGCTTGCTCTTCTAAACTTGAAAGTTATTACAGTTTGGGAGATATCAATAGCGCTACTGCTTTGGATGAG AGTTTTCTTTATGAGATCATATCTGGTCTTCGTTCGGCATGTATCGATGTTGCAAGTTCTTCTGCGCCTCCTGCCCCTCTAACCACAAAGCCAACAAATGAGCTCCTTTCAGAAGCCATGCCCATGACAGATACAGTATACCA GATGACGTGCCTGTAG